A single window of Salvia splendens isolate huo1 chromosome 6, SspV2, whole genome shotgun sequence DNA harbors:
- the LOC121808478 gene encoding ATP-dependent RNA helicase eIF4A isoform X4: MAGRRPSLPMIVCCSTRDELDTICSNLSSLSTYVSVSPLYSDLSEVERAEVLDRFRQATMRWNSLGRGEEAVGEGDEERKSHVVVVTDACLPLLGSVEAPLCACMLINYELPTKKETYMRRMTACLSADGIVISMVVGGEVVILKNLEESSCLVIAEMPINSGPEIQVSND; encoded by the exons ATGGCTGGGAGGCGTCCTTCTCTTCCGATGATTGTATGCTGCAGCACTCGAGACGAGCTCGATACGATATGCTCCAATCTCTCTAGCCTATCGACTTATGTTTCTGTATCCCCGCTA TACAGCGATCTTTCTGAAGTCGAGAGGGCAGAGGTTTTGGATAGGTTTAGGCAGGCCACTATGAGATGGAATAGCTTAGGAAGAGGGGAGGAAGCTGTGGGAGAAGGGGACGAGGAGCGAAAATCGCATGTTGTTGTTGTTACCGATGCCTGCCTTCCGCTTCTTGGATCTGTTGAGGCGCCGCTTTGTGCTTGCATGTTGATCAACTACGAGCTGCCAACAAAGAAG GAGACCTATATGAGGCGTATGACGGCTTGTTTGTCAGCAg ATGGAATAGTGATTAGCATGGTTGTTGGAGGAGAAGTAGTGATTCTGAAAAACCTTGAAGAGAGCAGTTGTCTTGTCATAGCTGAAATGCCTATAAAT AGTGGCCCTGAAATTCAGGTTTCAAATGATTAA
- the LOC121808478 gene encoding ATP-dependent RNA helicase eIF4A isoform X1, translating into MDASESPLSTSPSPPPSFIPQRHFYLAVDRIQFKMETLLGLLGMAGRRPSLPMIVCCSTRDELDTICSNLSSLSTYVSVSPLYSDLSEVERAEVLDRFRQATMRWNSLGRGEEAVGEGDEERKSHVVVVTDACLPLLGSVEAPLCACMLINYELPTKKETYMRRMTACLSADGIVISMVVGGEVVILKNLEESSCLVIAEMPINSGPEIQVSND; encoded by the exons ATGGATGCCTCTGAATCTCCACTCTCCACCTCTCCATCTCCGCCCCCCTCTTTCAT CCCGCAACGCCATTTCTACCTCGCTGTAGATAGGATCCAATTCAAGATG GAAACCCTATTAGGTCTCCTCGGCATGGCTGGGAGGCGTCCTTCTCTTCCGATGATTGTATGCTGCAGCACTCGAGACGAGCTCGATACGATATGCTCCAATCTCTCTAGCCTATCGACTTATGTTTCTGTATCCCCGCTA TACAGCGATCTTTCTGAAGTCGAGAGGGCAGAGGTTTTGGATAGGTTTAGGCAGGCCACTATGAGATGGAATAGCTTAGGAAGAGGGGAGGAAGCTGTGGGAGAAGGGGACGAGGAGCGAAAATCGCATGTTGTTGTTGTTACCGATGCCTGCCTTCCGCTTCTTGGATCTGTTGAGGCGCCGCTTTGTGCTTGCATGTTGATCAACTACGAGCTGCCAACAAAGAAG GAGACCTATATGAGGCGTATGACGGCTTGTTTGTCAGCAg ATGGAATAGTGATTAGCATGGTTGTTGGAGGAGAAGTAGTGATTCTGAAAAACCTTGAAGAGAGCAGTTGTCTTGTCATAGCTGAAATGCCTATAAAT AGTGGCCCTGAAATTCAGGTTTCAAATGATTAA
- the LOC121808478 gene encoding ATP-dependent RNA helicase eIF4A isoform X2: MPLNLHSPPLHLRPPLSCFELNSPQFDSLLNSLDQETLLGLLGMAGRRPSLPMIVCCSTRDELDTICSNLSSLSTYVSVSPLYSDLSEVERAEVLDRFRQATMRWNSLGRGEEAVGEGDEERKSHVVVVTDACLPLLGSVEAPLCACMLINYELPTKKETYMRRMTACLSADGIVISMVVGGEVVILKNLEESSCLVIAEMPINSGPEIQVSND; the protein is encoded by the exons ATGCCTCTGAATCTCCACTCTCCACCTCTCCATCTCCGCCCCCCTCTTTCAT GTTTTGAGCTGAACTCGCCACAGTTTGATTCATTATTAAATTCTCTGGATCAGGAAACCCTATTAGGTCTCCTCGGCATGGCTGGGAGGCGTCCTTCTCTTCCGATGATTGTATGCTGCAGCACTCGAGACGAGCTCGATACGATATGCTCCAATCTCTCTAGCCTATCGACTTATGTTTCTGTATCCCCGCTA TACAGCGATCTTTCTGAAGTCGAGAGGGCAGAGGTTTTGGATAGGTTTAGGCAGGCCACTATGAGATGGAATAGCTTAGGAAGAGGGGAGGAAGCTGTGGGAGAAGGGGACGAGGAGCGAAAATCGCATGTTGTTGTTGTTACCGATGCCTGCCTTCCGCTTCTTGGATCTGTTGAGGCGCCGCTTTGTGCTTGCATGTTGATCAACTACGAGCTGCCAACAAAGAAG GAGACCTATATGAGGCGTATGACGGCTTGTTTGTCAGCAg ATGGAATAGTGATTAGCATGGTTGTTGGAGGAGAAGTAGTGATTCTGAAAAACCTTGAAGAGAGCAGTTGTCTTGTCATAGCTGAAATGCCTATAAAT AGTGGCCCTGAAATTCAGGTTTCAAATGATTAA
- the LOC121808478 gene encoding ATP-dependent RNA helicase eIF4A isoform X3, producing MDASESPLSTSPSPPPSFIPQRHFYLAVDRIQFKMETLLGLLGMAGRRPSLPMIVCCSTRDELDTICSNLSSLSTYVSVSPLYSDLSEVERAEVLDRFRQATMRWNSLGRGEEAVGEGDEERKSHVVVVTDACLPLLGSVEAPLCACMLINYELPTKKETYMRRMTACLSADGIVISMVVGGEVVILKNLEESSCLVIAEMPINVSND from the exons ATGGATGCCTCTGAATCTCCACTCTCCACCTCTCCATCTCCGCCCCCCTCTTTCAT CCCGCAACGCCATTTCTACCTCGCTGTAGATAGGATCCAATTCAAGATG GAAACCCTATTAGGTCTCCTCGGCATGGCTGGGAGGCGTCCTTCTCTTCCGATGATTGTATGCTGCAGCACTCGAGACGAGCTCGATACGATATGCTCCAATCTCTCTAGCCTATCGACTTATGTTTCTGTATCCCCGCTA TACAGCGATCTTTCTGAAGTCGAGAGGGCAGAGGTTTTGGATAGGTTTAGGCAGGCCACTATGAGATGGAATAGCTTAGGAAGAGGGGAGGAAGCTGTGGGAGAAGGGGACGAGGAGCGAAAATCGCATGTTGTTGTTGTTACCGATGCCTGCCTTCCGCTTCTTGGATCTGTTGAGGCGCCGCTTTGTGCTTGCATGTTGATCAACTACGAGCTGCCAACAAAGAAG GAGACCTATATGAGGCGTATGACGGCTTGTTTGTCAGCAg ATGGAATAGTGATTAGCATGGTTGTTGGAGGAGAAGTAGTGATTCTGAAAAACCTTGAAGAGAGCAGTTGTCTTGTCATAGCTGAAATGCCTATAAAT GTTTCAAATGATTAA